The genomic window TGTGGAGAACTGCGGCTCCGGACACCCCGGTACCGCGATGAGCTTGGCCCCGCTCGCCTACACCCTCTATCAGCGCGTCATGCGCCACGATCCGAAGGACGTGCAGTGGGCTGGCCGCGACCGCTTCGTTCTTTCTTGCGGTCACTCTTCGCTCACCCAGTACATTCAGTTGTATCTGGGTGGATTCGGTCTGGAACTCGAAGATCTCAAGGCTCTGCGCACCTGGGGCGCCAAGACCCCCGGCCATCCGGAATACCATCACACGGACGGCGTAGAAATCACCACGGGACCGCTCGGACAGGGGCTAGCTTCGGCTGTCGGCATGGCGATGGCTTCTCGACGCGAGCGCGCGCTTTTCGACCCACAAGCCGCCGAGGGCGAGTCGCCATTCGACCACCACATCTACGTGATCGCCTCTGATGGCGACCTGGAAGAAGGCGTGACTGCGGAGGCATGTTCTCTTGCGGGCACCCAACAGCTGGGCAATCTGATTGTGTTCTGGGACGACAACCGGATCTCCATCGAGGACGACACCCAGATCGCCTTCACTGAAGACGTAGTTGCTCGCTACCGCGCATACGGCTGGCAAGTCATTGAAATTGAGGGTGGCGAGGACGTCACCGCAATCGAGCAGGCCGTCGCTGAAGCGAGGGCCGATACCCAGCATCCAACCTTCATCCGCCTTCGAACCATCATTGGTTATCCCGCCCCCACCATGATGAACACCGGATCGGTGCATGGTGCCGCCCTCGGCGCCGAAGAGGTGGCCGCCACCAAGCGCGAACTCGGCTTTGATCCAGAGCGCAGCTTTCACGTACCAGACGAAGTAATCGAACACACTCGCAAGCTCGTTGATCGAGGCGCAGAAGCTCATCGAGCATGGCAAGAGCGTTTCGACGCCTGGGCTGAACGCAATCCGGAGAACAAAGAACTGTTCGATCGTCTTTCGCGCCGCGAGCTGCCTAAGGATTTCGACGCCCAGCTTCCTGAATGGGACGCTGACGAAAAAGGCGTGGCTACCCGCAAGGCATCCGAGGCTGTACTGCAGGCGCTGGGCAAAACTATGCCAGAGCTTTGGGGTGGTTCCGCGGACCTCGCAGGATCCAACAACACCGTGATTAAGGGCTCACCTTCCTTCGGCCCCAAAGAAATCACCACGGATACGTGGACTGCAACCCCCGGCGGACGCAACCTTCACTTCGGTATCCGCGAGCACGCCATGGGCGCGATTCTCAATGGTATCTCTTTGCATGGTGGCACCCGTCCCTATGGCGGCACCTTCTTGATCTTCTCCGACTACATGCGTCCGGCCGTTCGCCTCGCAGCGCTGATGGGAGTGAACGCGTACTACGTGTGGACTCACGACTCGATCGGACTTGGTGAAGACGGCCCAACCCACCAGCCGGTGGAGCAACTCGCCTCCTTGCGTGCTATCCCGAACATGTCCATGTTGCGTCCCGCCGACGCCAACGAAACTGCCGCCGCATGGCGAGCAGCGTTGCAGTACAAGGCTGGCCCAAAGGGCATCGCCCTGACCCGCCAGAACGTTCCTGTGCTTGAGGGCACCAAAGAAAAAGCTCGCGAGGGTGTCGTTCGAGGCGCGTATGTGCTCGTTGAAAGTTCGAAGGAGCTTCCCGACGTTGTGTTGATGGCCACCGGTTCCGAAGTGCAGCTCGCCGTGAGCGCTGCGGCAACCTTAGAGAAGGAAGGCATCGCCGCACGCGTCGTCTCGGTTCCTTGCATGGATTGGTTCCTCGAACAGGAGCAGGACTACCGCGACGCAGTACTGCCACCTTCGGTGAGCGCGCGTGTGTCCGTTGAGGCCGGCGTAGCCATGCCGTGGTATCAGTTGCTTGGAAGCCAGGGTCGCGCGGTGTCCCTGGAGCACTTTGGCGCATCTGCCGCCTACCAGAAACTCTTTGAAGAGTTCGGTATTACTGCCGACGCCGTAGTTGCCGCCGCCAAGGAGTCGCTCGGCGCCAACTAGCTCAATAGGGTTCGTATCACTTCTTAGCCCATGCCACCGTAGAAACCCGGTAGCATGGGCTAAGGATTTTTCAGCACCAAATACAACCGCCCCAGACACACGGGGCGTGAGGATGACCTTATGAACGCTATTGAACAACTCGCCTCCGTCGGAACGTCCACATGGCTGGACGATCTTTCCCGTGACCGCATTAGCTCGGGACACCTGCAGCAGTTGATTGAAGAAAAGCACATCGTGGGCGTCACCACGAACCCCGCGATCTTTGCCGCAGCAATGTCGAAGGGCAATGCTTACGACGAACAGCTCGCGCAACTGAAATCCGAAGAAGCTAGCGTAGATCAAGCGGTGTACGCGATGAGCATCGAAGACGTCCGAAACGCCTGCGATGTCCTCATGCCCGTGTTCGAAAAGACGTCAGGGCAGGACGGACGCGTCAGCATTGAGGTGGATCCGCGTATCTCGGAGGACCGCGATGCCACCATCGCGCAGGCTCGTGAATTGTGGAACAAGGTGGATCGTCCCAATGCCATGATCAAGATCCCCGCCACCGAGGAATCACTTGCAGCGATCACTGATGCACTCGCGGAAGGGATCAGCGTCAACGTCACCTTGATCTTCTCTGTGGCGCGCTACCGCCAGGTGATTAGCGCCTATCAGGAAGGGATTCAGCAGGCCGCCGAAAACGGCTTCGATGTATCCAAGATCCACTCCGTTGCCTCCTTCTTTGTGTCTCGTTTGGACACTGAGGTGGATAACCGCCTCGAAGCGATCGGCAGCGAAGAAGCTCTCAAGCTACGAGGCAAGGCGGGCGTGGCCAATGCTCGTCGTGCCTACCAGGTATTCCAGGATTCCCAAGACACAGAGCTACCCGAGGGCGCTAACGTACAGCGCCCACTGTGGGCCTCAACCGGCGTGAAGAATCCGGAGTACCCGGCTGATCTGTACGTTCGTGAGCTTGCAGGTCCTGACACCGTCAATACCATGCCCGAAGCCACCATCGACGCCACGATCGAGGCGGACGCAATCCAAGGCGACACGCTCAGCGGTACCGCAGAAGAGGCTGAAGCAGTCTTTGCTGAGCTGTCCAAGGTGGGCATTGACTTTGAGGATGTCTTTGAAGTTTTGGAACGCGAAGGCGTAGAAAAGTTCGTTGACGCCTGGAACGAACTCCTGCAATCTATGCAGACGCAACTGAGCTAGGTATGATCCAAGCGGTACGCAGGTGGCAGTCACTGATTGCCACCTGTTTTCCTGCCAACGCTCCTCGCCCACAAGAA from Corynebacterium gerontici includes these protein-coding regions:
- the tal gene encoding transaldolase codes for the protein MNAIEQLASVGTSTWLDDLSRDRISSGHLQQLIEEKHIVGVTTNPAIFAAAMSKGNAYDEQLAQLKSEEASVDQAVYAMSIEDVRNACDVLMPVFEKTSGQDGRVSIEVDPRISEDRDATIAQARELWNKVDRPNAMIKIPATEESLAAITDALAEGISVNVTLIFSVARYRQVISAYQEGIQQAAENGFDVSKIHSVASFFVSRLDTEVDNRLEAIGSEEALKLRGKAGVANARRAYQVFQDSQDTELPEGANVQRPLWASTGVKNPEYPADLYVRELAGPDTVNTMPEATIDATIEADAIQGDTLSGTAEEAEAVFAELSKVGIDFEDVFEVLEREGVEKFVDAWNELLQSMQTQLS
- the tkt gene encoding transketolase, whose translation is MSLAPELQALTQRNYPADWTEVDTQAVDTVRVLAADAVENCGSGHPGTAMSLAPLAYTLYQRVMRHDPKDVQWAGRDRFVLSCGHSSLTQYIQLYLGGFGLELEDLKALRTWGAKTPGHPEYHHTDGVEITTGPLGQGLASAVGMAMASRRERALFDPQAAEGESPFDHHIYVIASDGDLEEGVTAEACSLAGTQQLGNLIVFWDDNRISIEDDTQIAFTEDVVARYRAYGWQVIEIEGGEDVTAIEQAVAEARADTQHPTFIRLRTIIGYPAPTMMNTGSVHGAALGAEEVAATKRELGFDPERSFHVPDEVIEHTRKLVDRGAEAHRAWQERFDAWAERNPENKELFDRLSRRELPKDFDAQLPEWDADEKGVATRKASEAVLQALGKTMPELWGGSADLAGSNNTVIKGSPSFGPKEITTDTWTATPGGRNLHFGIREHAMGAILNGISLHGGTRPYGGTFLIFSDYMRPAVRLAALMGVNAYYVWTHDSIGLGEDGPTHQPVEQLASLRAIPNMSMLRPADANETAAAWRAALQYKAGPKGIALTRQNVPVLEGTKEKAREGVVRGAYVLVESSKELPDVVLMATGSEVQLAVSAAATLEKEGIAARVVSVPCMDWFLEQEQDYRDAVLPPSVSARVSVEAGVAMPWYQLLGSQGRAVSLEHFGASAAYQKLFEEFGITADAVVAAAKESLGAN